The Listeria cossartiae subsp. cossartiae genome includes the window AGGGGATATTTTGAAAAACGAATGGCGCGAACACAAACATCATCAAGCTAATCAACGTACAATTCAATGTTTTGGTTGCGTGTAATCCAAAAGAATACCGTCTAAGCCATAAATACGACAGATGCACTGTCACCGTTTGCAGTAAAAGCCCTGTTACTAAGGCAATACCATATACGAGAGCAAACTTCATAGCATTAATTAAAATTATTTCCAGTCCATATTTTACTTTTAAATAACCTTCTTCATCATCTTTCCAGCGGTCTTTTGAAATCAAAACATCCGCCATTCTTTCTGACAAAGGGACTTTTGCGGTAAAATTACTCAACTAATTCACCTCCACTAATATTTTACAACGAATTTACCTGTAATAACCAAAAATGTAATGAAATGTCCGATTCTTGTCATGAACGACTCAAAAAGGGCAAAATTGGCGATTTTTTGGATACAGTTCAGAATTTTCAAACGTGTAAAAAGAGCCGCCTTATAGGACTTAGAACCTATATTAATATTATATTTCAGTAATTTTATTCATAAAAAAAGCAAGCTATGAAAGAATATTCACAGCTTACTTTTCCGATTTTATTAATCATCTTGTTCTGTTTGAAGTACGTCTAAAGTTTTTGCATTTAGCTTGATTTCGTATTTTTTATTATCTTGTTTTACGGTCACTTCATAATAAGTTGTATCTAATTCTCGCTCTATTTTCCAACTTGTTACGTCACCAGCTTGCTCAGTTACAGCCTTATCCATCGCTTCTTTTGGTGTTTTAATCCCATCTAAGCTGAGTTTTTCATTTTCTTTCTCTACTCCGCCAGCATCTTCTCGGTCAAGTTTGTCTGTTTCATCGCTTAGCTGTTCTTTTGTTTCGGCATTGAATTTCATTTCGTACTCATTGTCATTTGAAATCCCATCAACTTTGTACACGTATTTTCCCAAGTTTCTCTCTAATTCAACGCTAGATATTTCTGCATCGCTATGTTTGTCTTTGAATGCATTTATCGCGTCTTCGTAGCTCATATCGAAGCTTTTATTTTGCAGGTTGTCGTTATTGTCGCTCTTGCTACTAGTAGTTTCTTTGCTGCTGTTGTTTGATGATGTATCCTTGTCATCATTCGAGCCGCATGCCGATAGCGCACCCACTAATAATACCGCTACTCCTACCGTTACCAATTTTTTATACATGTTTGTTTCCCCCTGTGCATTTTTTTACTTCTTTTTAAGAATAACACGAATGTTTAACACAGGCTTCCTTCTTAAGTCTTGGTTTTGTTTGTTTCCAATAAAAAACAGCCTAGAAATAAATTCTAGACTGTTAAAATTAATTTTATTTTTCTTCAGCAACAAATGGTAGTAATGCCATTTGGCGTGAGCGTTTGATAGCAACAGTAAGTTTACGTTGATATTTAGCGCTTGTTCCAGTTACACGACGAGGTAAAATTTTACCACGTTCGGAAACGAATTTTTTAAGAAGTTCTACATCTTTATAGTCGATATGCGTAATACCATTGGAAGTAAAGTAACATACTTTTTTCCGACGGCGTCCGCCTCTGCGTCCTCCAGCCATTGAAAGTTCCTCCTATCTTAAAGTTCAAACCGCTAAAATGAATTTAGAATGGCAAATCGTCATCAGAAATGTCGATTGGCTTACCATCACTTGCAAAAGGATCATTGTTAGTGGATTGATAATTTTGATTTTGAGATTGTTGCTGGTCCTGTCCGAATCCACCGTTATTTGTAGGTGCTTGTCCGAAGTTATTTCCACCGTTATTATAATTATTGTTGTTATTGCCACTTTGATAGTTATTTCCGCCACCGCCATTAGAATTACGCGGTTCAAGGAATTGAACGCTCTCCGCTACAATTTCTGTCACATAAACACGTTTACCGTCGTTCCCCTCGTAATTACGAGTTTGAACACGGCCATCAACGCCTGCCATGCTTCCCTTCTTCAGGAAATTAGCAACGTTTTCTGCCGGTTTACGCCAAACAACACAATTAATAAAGTCAGCTTCTCGTTCTCCTTGTTGGTTAGTGAACGTACGATTTACAGCTAATGTAAAAGTCGCAACAGCCACACCAGCTGGAGTGTAACGTAATTCAGGATCTTTTGTTAAGCGTCCTACAAGTACTACACGATTCATCATGCAAAACCAACCTCCTCTCGTTTAGTAAATCAAGGTCCTAGCCTTGAATAAATTCTTATGCTTCTTCTTTAATTACCATGTGACGAATGATATCATCAGAAATTTTTGCTAAACGGTCAAATTCGTTGATAGAATCTGCTTTATCAGCGTTTAATTTCACGATGTGGTAAAAACCATCACGATAGTCATTGATTTCATATGCTAAGCGACGTTTACCCCATTCTTTTGATTCGATGATCTCCGCACCATTTTCAGTTAAGATTCCGTCAAAGCGTTCTACAACAGCTTTTTTCTCATCTTCTTCAATGTTTGGGCGAATGATGTACATAATTTCGTACTTTCTAGCCATCTACTCTACACCTCCTTGTGGTCTTAAGCGGCTCTGATATAGCATGAAACCACACCATATCCCTGAAATTCAGACTGCCTTTAGCTAGCCTTAAAATCAAGAGCGAGCAAGGAATAATTTATAATTACTCACAATAAAATATTATATCATAGCGCAAACTAACCAGCAAGATATTTCTCGAAAGTTTCTGGTTTGAAAACACTATAGCACATCTCAAAATTGTCGACAATACTTTTTGCGAAAGTTGTATTTTGAATGGAAATCCCAGTTTTTCAAGGCTTATTATAAATTTTCTCTAACAAGCGGCATTGTCATACATCTAGGTCCACCACGTCCCCTAGAAAGCTCCGAACTAATCACTTCATGAACCTTAATACCAGCGCTTCTTAAAAGGTTATTAGAGACATGATTTCGATCATATGTAATTACTTCCCCAGGCGCAATTGCCAGCGTATTTGCCCCGTCATTCCACTGTTCTCGCGCTGAAACAATCACATCTTCCCCGCCACAAGGAATAAACTCCACTTCCGGCTCACCTAAAACTTCCGCAATCACTCGCTTAAAATCTCGACGCGGCGTAATTTCTAGCCCATGCTCACTTTTTTCTAAAATATAAACATTAAGCTCCCCTTGTTGATTTTGAATAGCTGGGTGAATCGTGAACTGCGCAAAATTAACCATGGTGAAAACCGTATCCAAATGCATAAATGATCTTGTTTCCGGAATTTCAACTGCTAATACTCGCTTGATTTTCGGAGCGCGACTAAATAAACTTTCCGCAAGACGCTCGACCGCTCGTGCATCCGTCCGCTCAGATACGCCAACAAGGATAGTTTCCTCATTTAGAACTAATTCGTCTCCACCTTCTAAAGAAAACGGCTCTTCGCGACCTGACCATATCGGGATTTCGTGTCCACCGAAACGCGGATGACATTTTAAAATAAGCTCAATAAAAATAGACTCTCGCCTTCTAGCTGGCTGGAACATTTTATTAATCGTCACGCCATTCCCAATAACCGCTGCCGGATCTCGGGTGAAATACAAATTAGGTAACGGATCTAGGAAAAATGGATATTGTTCGTCCATCATTTCATTTAAATGTTTCTTTTTCCGTTCTGGGATTTCTGATTTTTTCAAACCAGACATCAGTTTCCGAATCATTTCTTCCTCATCAAAGGACATCAAATAATCTCGTACATATAGCGCGCTTTCGTCCATTTGATTGGATTCTTTGATCATTTTTGTTAAAAAGGCTTCTTTATTATTAGCTGCTCGCAATGCCTCTGCTGCTAATTTTTCTAGGTAAAGCACTTCAATGTTCGAGTCTTGCATCGTTTTGACAAAAAAGTCATGTTCTTTTTGCATCATTTTCAAGTAAGGGATATCGTCGAATAATAAAGATTCTAAATACTCAGGTGTGATATTTTCGAGTTCAGAACCCGGTCTTTTTACAAGTACTGTTTGGAGTTTGCCAATTTCGGATGTAATGTTCAATGTTTTTTCCATTTCATCACCTCTTGATAACTAGTTACCCCAAAAGACTATCATGTATGCGAGAGATTTCCCGGGAAATAAAAAAAGCACAGAGATTATTCTGCGCTTTTCTTGTCCATTTTACTTTTAATAAACGAAACTACCATTGGGATAACGGAAACTACGATAATTCCGATAACTACTAATGAGAAGTTGTCTTTTACGATTGGGAAGTTCCCGAAGAAGTAGCCTGCAAGCGTACAAAGTAATACCCAAACAGTTGCTCCTAAAATATTGTAATTTAAGAAATAGCGATAATTCATGCGACTTGCTCCAGCCACGAACGGGGCAAATGTACGGATGAACGGCATAAATCTAGCAATAAAAATGGTTTTTCCGCCATGTTTATTGAAGAATGCTTCTGCTTTTTCCATTTTTTCTTTATTTATTAGTTTTCCAAACCAGCTATCTTCCGGTATCGATGTACCGATTTTTTTACCGATATGGTAGTTCACTGTGTCACCTAGAACTGCTGCTAACCATAATGTGATGATTAGCGGAACAATATGTAAAATTGAACCATCTAATACAGACAACGCTCCGGCCGCAAAAAGTAATGAATCTCCTGGTAAAAACGGAAATACTACCAATCCAGTTTCTATAAAAACAATCAAGAACAAAATGATGTAAGTCCAAATCCCAAAATTATTTATAATCTCCACTAAATGTTGGTCAATGTGTAAAATAAAATCAATGATGTAGGTAATAAAATCCACCAGGCAATCACTTCCTCTTCTTTTTTTAAAAGTCAAAGTTCATTTTACCACAAATTAACTTTCCTTGTATCAGACTTGTGTCTTATTTATCAACATTTAACAATTAATTGCTAAATATTGGAAATTTAAGCAAAAAAAGGCTGGGAAAACCCCACTTATTTGGGATTCCCCAGCCTTTTAGCAACTTTTAAGCGTAGTCACCAGGTTTTGTTTTACTTTTCATTGCTACACCAAAGTCTGTGTAGATACGTTCTGTTAATTTATTTCCTTTCAACTCCGCAATATGATGCGCTAAGATTTGGAAAGGAAGAATCATTAGGAACGGTGCTTGGTATTCGTCGAGATCCGCTGAAATTGCTAATGTGCGGTCGTTCTCAGCTGTACCAAATTTAACTGTATACGTAAATGGTGTGTACTTAGATTCATAATTGCGCAACAGCACTAAACGTTCTGTAACAGCACTCTCTGTTTCCAAGAAGAAAATTCTATGCTGTGGGTTCACTTCTAAATAAGGACCGTGCATAAACGCCTCTAAATCAAGACCTTGTGATGGCACGCGGACAGTTTCTGAGAATTTCGTTTCAAATTCTTTGCATGTCCCAACGGTTGGGCCATAACCAATCGCGGTAAATTTCGGCGCCGTAGCGAATTCATCCTGCCATTTTTCATAGAATGCTTCGGTTTGGGCGATTGTCGCTGGAATCGCATCGGTTGCGCGGCTGAATGCGCTGATTTCGTTATTGAATCGCGTTTTATCAATTTGCCCTGTTTTATATGCAAAATGAAGGCCAGTTAGCATTAATGTTAAAACTGTTGCTGTGAAGCCTTTTGTTACGTAACCAACGCGTTCTTTCCCGCAGCCGATATCCAGTGTAATATCCGCAAACTCAGCAATTTCACTAGTTACATCGCTCGTTAGCGCAACGACTGGTACGGAAGCTTCTTTTTTCACTCGTTCTAGCGCGGAAATAGTTGAAGTACTTTGACCACTTTGTGAAATTCCGATAACTAGATCTAGGTGGCTTGATAATTTTTCGTAGTATAAATGGTTGAAAGGTTCTTCAACGGTAATACGGACATCCGCGATATTTTCGATGTAATATT containing:
- a CDS encoding accessory gene regulator ArgB-like protein, with the translated sequence MSNFTAKVPLSERMADVLISKDRWKDDEEGYLKVKYGLEIILINAMKFALVYGIALVTGLLLQTVTVHLSYLWLRRYSFGLHATKTLNCTLISLMMFVFAPFVFQNIPSNNWIVLGTFGFILLNMFLFAPADTENLPLIGAEHRKTLKRKAMIGTLILTGIALLIPFAEMKTLIMLGSLFQVISINPLTYKLLRRRYRNYEKYE
- a CDS encoding PepSY domain-containing protein is translated as MYKKLVTVGVAVLLVGALSACGSNDDKDTSSNNSSKETTSSKSDNNDNLQNKSFDMSYEDAINAFKDKHSDAEISSVELERNLGKYVYKVDGISNDNEYEMKFNAETKEQLSDETDKLDREDAGGVEKENEKLSLDGIKTPKEAMDKAVTEQAGDVTSWKIERELDTTYYEVTVKQDNKKYEIKLNAKTLDVLQTEQDD
- the rpsR gene encoding 30S ribosomal protein S18, producing the protein MAGGRRGGRRRKKVCYFTSNGITHIDYKDVELLKKFVSERGKILPRRVTGTSAKYQRKLTVAIKRSRQMALLPFVAEEK
- the ssb gene encoding single-stranded DNA-binding protein, whose amino-acid sequence is MMNRVVLVGRLTKDPELRYTPAGVAVATFTLAVNRTFTNQQGEREADFINCVVWRKPAENVANFLKKGSMAGVDGRVQTRNYEGNDGKRVYVTEIVAESVQFLEPRNSNGGGGNNYQSGNNNNNYNNGGNNFGQAPTNNGGFGQDQQQSQNQNYQSTNNDPFASDGKPIDISDDDLPF
- the rpsF gene encoding 30S ribosomal protein S6; protein product: MARKYEIMYIIRPNIEEDEKKAVVERFDGILTENGAEIIESKEWGKRRLAYEINDYRDGFYHIVKLNADKADSINEFDRLAKISDDIIRHMVIKEEA
- the arcA gene encoding arginine deiminase; protein product: MEKTLNITSEIGKLQTVLVKRPGSELENITPEYLESLLFDDIPYLKMMQKEHDFFVKTMQDSNIEVLYLEKLAAEALRAANNKEAFLTKMIKESNQMDESALYVRDYLMSFDEEEMIRKLMSGLKKSEIPERKKKHLNEMMDEQYPFFLDPLPNLYFTRDPAAVIGNGVTINKMFQPARRRESIFIELILKCHPRFGGHEIPIWSGREEPFSLEGGDELVLNEETILVGVSERTDARAVERLAESLFSRAPKIKRVLAVEIPETRSFMHLDTVFTMVNFAQFTIHPAIQNQQGELNVYILEKSEHGLEITPRRDFKRVIAEVLGEPEVEFIPCGGEDVIVSAREQWNDGANTLAIAPGEVITYDRNHVSNNLLRSAGIKVHEVISSELSRGRGGPRCMTMPLVRENL
- a CDS encoding DedA family protein — its product is MDFITYIIDFILHIDQHLVEIINNFGIWTYIILFLIVFIETGLVVFPFLPGDSLLFAAGALSVLDGSILHIVPLIITLWLAAVLGDTVNYHIGKKIGTSIPEDSWFGKLINKEKMEKAEAFFNKHGGKTIFIARFMPFIRTFAPFVAGASRMNYRYFLNYNILGATVWVLLCTLAGYFFGNFPIVKDNFSLVVIGIIVVSVIPMVVSFIKSKMDKKSAE
- a CDS encoding glutamine--fructose-6-phosphate aminotransferase, with protein sequence MKPTMMTYINEEEEMCRSILANFQTNAEKLESLVKNGAKEWLILATGSSLNAALSAKYYIENIADVRITVEEPFNHLYYEKLSSHLDLVIGISQSGQSTSTISALERVKKEASVPVVALTSDVTSEIAEFADITLDIGCGKERVGYVTKGFTATVLTLMLTGLHFAYKTGQIDKTRFNNEISAFSRATDAIPATIAQTEAFYEKWQDEFATAPKFTAIGYGPTVGTCKEFETKFSETVRVPSQGLDLEAFMHGPYLEVNPQHRIFFLETESAVTERLVLLRNYESKYTPFTYTVKFGTAENDRTLAISADLDEYQAPFLMILPFQILAHHIAELKGNKLTERIYTDFGVAMKSKTKPGDYA